A genomic region of Ficedula albicollis isolate OC2 chromosome 12, FicAlb1.5, whole genome shotgun sequence contains the following coding sequences:
- the COL7A1 gene encoding collagen alpha-1(VII) chain: protein MSGQLLLLAVLPALLGAPAAMAQKRSQAVCEDVLQADIAFLVDGSSSIGRNNFHAVRTFMDELVAPFVQVVGEKAVRFAVAQYSDDPRVEFPFSQYTDGASVRRAIQQLSYKSGNTRTGAGFRYVADNFFSPTQRRPGVPQICILITDGKSQDDAEVPAAKLKNQGIKVFTVGIKNADHKELIRVASTPTEAFFFYVGDFKLLDTLVPLMTRRVCTSVGGTLRLLDGPSHTGPSDLEIPEGGLDHLRVRWRAASGPITGYRVQYVPLTGLGQPIMAERQEVTVGPRETSTVLRGLRVGTEYLVTVTAQYANSIGESVSGRARTQSRAGSVLDFRVVETGPTFLRLAWRPGPEPPQGYSLSYAEKGAPQREEKSLTASAQSATLRNLQPDTEYVVMLRPRYAQQPAVPATLTARTRQLVGVQHLSVHNVSAQSMLLAWQPVSGATGYRLSWATRTGQDRHRVDLDAGQTSHALVGLQPNTDYVVMVAPLFRQLEGPTATVQQRTEAGTDQTLQTNILGPTSIQVLWTSARDARGYRLEWKRATGPEPPRTVSLPSSTNTYQLTGLKPGTEYRITLYTLYDGGEVATPVTTFQTGMEAPVGAVSDLRLAEESGRRVRLSWTGVPGATEYKVVVRNNQDGTERTRRIPGSQTGLELGDLREGIAYLVRVSALAGSQEGSAATLTIRLKYPEVGSISELRVMEAGPSQLRVTWRGLPGAGGYLLTWQGSDGQKKSRFLPADPTTFTIEGLHANIVYTVSVSAIVDGREGSPVTATGRIVPEQVGKVTQLEVQASRSNVARVTWVGVPGATAYRVVWSRRDGGSENSRRVPGHTNSFDIPNLEGGVSYTVKVTALIGNREGNPVSVVVTTPEAVPLRSISGFQVTEASERHLRLTWLPVPGSTGYRLFWRLAEGGSQHSQQLPATSSSYVLLGLEPGRRYQISITNLAGSRESEPATITAITTPPSHVTSLRVMEVQRDSVTLTWTPVPGASGYVLSWSPPAAGGERGQTLPSTASSQQVSGLRLGQRYTFTLRPLLGSAPGAEVSVSERTVCRDALGDVVFLVHGTRNSSSGADAVRTLISNTVSALGRLGPEGTQVALATYSYRSLPWLLLNRSSDLPTVLEQIRAMRYEEPSGNAIGAAITFARTYLLSPGAGRRPGVPAVLVVLADSPSGDDAITVARDAKAGGVQVLAVGMEGADREQLRRMVTSENPRYIYHGSDLAELEGELTDDLCTIISTKPVPKPKPCTVQCPKGEKGDRGEAGRMGPPGLPGQPGRHGLPGPPGPPGPQGPPGESAESLGKKGDRGFPGADGTPGSPGRPGNPGLPGQPGIQGIPGPRGDPGTRGPLGPSGPKGQKGEPGEPRVIADGEQRLPGQKGEPGVPGSPGSPGIPGPRGPLGDPGPPGPLGPMGLPGPPGEFVKGEKGDRGERGPPGFVDGAVPRGDPGPPGLPGDPGPRGPAGPPGLKGEKGDGIEGFPGLPGRPGDPGDRGPRGPPGEQGRKGDRGAPGELGETGEKGDRGVPGPEGVKGEMGAPGHPGPSGREGAPGPAGPRGEKGDPGPPGKPAPSVAGVGEKGDRGFPGPEGPPGPKGDTGGQGARGPPGLSIPGPPGPKGEQGDRGITGLTGRSGPKGDPGEPGEKGEPGRAGSPGQTGLRGKEGERGEKGDEGTPGEAGLPGKPGDRGPRGLPGYRGPPGEKGDLGDPGPEGRNGSPGAPGSKGDRGDPGPPGPPGRTVDAGLGGVGGKGEKGEPGDPGKDGVSGARGDAGPPGVPGERGVEGPRGPPGTRGDPGDRGLPGEKGDRGPPGLDGRNGLEGKPGPPGPAGLRGDPGKQGDPGRDGLPGLRGEQGPPGPVGPLGPPGVPGKPGEDGKPGLNGKNGEDGTPGEDGRKGDKGDTGLPGREGRSGAKGEQGDRGVPGPLGPPGLPGVPGQVGPPGQGSPGLRGVAGPKGDPGEPGLRGEPGRPGNPGARGDPGATVNIERSLEALGIKVSSLKELTGAYDGSSDSLLPGFERLRGQKGSRGDPGERGPPGREGSLGFPGERGPKGDKGDAGSPGPQGPMGRAVGERGPEGPPGQPGEPGKPGIPGVPGRAGELGESGRSGEKGDRGEKGDRGEQGRDGVPGPPGPPGPKVDVVEGSLMGLPGERGPTGPKGAKGEPGAEGERGPKGDKGEGGLRGDRGEPGEKGRDGAPGLPGERGLAGPEGKPGLPGFPGMLGRPGNQGEPGPPGPPGSTGPPGTQGAAGAKGDPGEPGSSIRGLPGPQGNMGLPGPLGPPGPVGPPGVPGLPGQVGESGKPGVPGRDGVPGKDGEAGVPGKMGLPGPSGPAGPKGEPGDAGAPGQAIAGPPGAKGEKGEPALLEGVLLGEPGSKGDRGLPGPKGEKGEPGRFGEPGDPGEDGAKGSPGAKGEKGSLGVGARGPPGQDGPPGLKGDTGLPGLPGPPGLAGVAGMPGQPGLRGDNGQPGPPGPPGERGLIGFPGRDGTAGPPGPVGPPGPAGIQGAPGLKGDKGAPGAGLPGARGERGDPGPRGEDGRPGPEGDRGPAGLPGNRGERGDKGDLGAPGPKGDKGDTVVVEGPPGARGSKGEPGERGLKGTEGDKGDKGEQGMLGEKGSRGEQGEKGSMGFPGARGPSGQKGEVGAPGEPGEPGQPGRDGIPGARGEKGDMGPLGMRGLKGDRGMKGACGLNGDKGEKGEPGIPGRSGLPGRKGEPGDLGLSGPPGIPGKEGLMGPKGDRGFDGQQGAKGDQGEKGDRGAPGVMGVPGPRGSDGAPGPPGPSGSVGPRGPEGMQGQKGERGPPGQSVPGARGVPGIPGERGEQGSPGAHGLRGEKGEPGMTEEEIRGFVRQEMSQHCACGGHFPRHQDSRGWGAQARSSFRSAQGAGRIVRQEREHDQTGSFSTQPFLAGSAHTVPVLKLSHAEEDEGQDRQIMIDSDDLGYDSMDGEEEDYDEVLEMDSLEQPAVDAEPCRLPLDEGDCQRYTLRWYYNQRVAECRPFVYSGCQGNLNRFDSREECELHCGADSRGSAGSQEGGQPKV, encoded by the exons ATGAGCGGCCaactcctgctcctggctgtgctcccagcgCTCCTGGGTGCTCCAGCTGCCATGGCACAGAAGAGGAGCCAAG CAGTGTGTGaggatgtgctgcaggctgACATCGCCTTCCTGGTGGATGGCTCATCCAGCATTGGAAGGAACAACTTCCATGCTGTCCGCACCTTCATGGACGAGCTGGTGGCGCCCTTCGTGCAGGTGGTGGGTGAGAAGGCAGTGCGCTTTGCCGTGGCACAGTACAGTGATGACCCACG GGTGGAGTTCCCATTCTCCCAGTACACTGATGGTGCAAGTGTCCGGAGGGCCATCCAGCAGCTGAGCTACAAGAGCGGCAACACGCGGACAGGCGCTGGCTTCCGCTATGTTGCTGACAACTTCTTCAGCCCTACTCAGCGCCGGCCTGGGGTCCCACAG ATCTGCATTCTCATCACGGATGGCAAGTCCCAGGATGATGCTGAGGTACCGGCAGCAAAGCTGAAGAACCAGGGAATCAAGGTCTTCACTGTGG gtATTAAGAATGCTGACCACAAGGAGCTGATCCGTGTGGCCTCAACACCTACTGAGGCCTTCTTCTTCTACGTTGGTGATTTCAAGCTGCTGGACACGCTGGTGCCACTGATGACACGCAGGGTGTGCACGAGTGTTGGGGGCACCCTGCGCCTGCTAG ATGGGCCAAGCCACACTGGCCCCTCCGACCTGGAGATCCCAGAGGGGGGCCTCGACCATCTGCGGGTCCGCTGGAGAGCAGCCAGTGGTCCCATCACTGGCTACCGGGTGCAGTACGTGCCACTGACAGGGCTAGGGCAGCCCATCAtggcagagaggcaggag GTGACCGTGGGGCCACGGGAGACAAGCACTGTGCTCCGGGGGCTGCGTGTGGGGACAGAGTACCTGGTGACTGTCACCGCCCAGTATGCCAACAGCATCGGCGAGTCGGTGTCTGGCCGAGCACGAACCC AAAGCCGTGCTGGCTCCGTGCTGGATTTTCGCGTGGTGGAGACTGGACCAACGTTTCTGCGGCTGGCCTGGCGGCCTggccctgagcctccccagggCTACAGCCTCAGCTACGCTGAGAAAG GAGCCCCTCAAAGGGAGGAGAAGAGCCTGACGGCCAGTGCACAGTCGGCCACGCTCAGAAACCTGCAGCCTGACACCGAATACGTGGTGATGCTCCGGCCCCGCTATGCACAGCAGCCCGCTGTCCCTGCCACCCTCACCGCCCGGACAC GGCAGCTGGTGGGCGTGCAGCACCTGAGTGTCCACAACGTGTCAGCACAGAGTAtgctgctggcctggcagcCTGTCAGTGGTGCCACCGGCTACCGGCTCTCCTGGGCAACCCGCACAG ggcaggacaggcacagggtggACCTGGACGCTGGGCAGACATCACACGCATTGGTGGGGCTGCAGCCCAACACTGACTATGTGGTGATGGTGGCCCCACTCTTCAGGCAGCTGGAGGGGCCCACAGCCACTGTGCAGCAGAGGACAG AGGCAGGTACAGACCAGACGCTGCAGACCAACATCCTGGGCCCCACATCCATCCAGGTGCTCTGGACCAGTGCCCGTGATGCTCGTGGCTACCGCCTGGAGTGGAAGAGAGCCacag gaCCAGAGCCCCCCAGAACGGtgtctctccccagcagcaccaatACTTACCAGCTGACAGGGCTGAAGCCAGGCACTGAGTACCGCATCACCCTCTACACGCTCTATGATGGTGGGGAGGTGGCCACCCCTGTCACCACCTTCCAGACAg GCATGGAGGCACCCGTGGGTGCTGTGTCAGACCTGCGGCTCGCTGAGGAGTCGGGCAGGCGGGTGCGGCTGAGCTGGACCGGTGTCCCCGGTGCCACCGAGTACAAAGTGGTGGTGCGCAACAACCAGG atgGCACGGAGAGGACGAGGCGTATCCCAGGCAGCCAGACGGGGCTGGAGCTCGGTGACCTGCGGGAGGGCATCGCCTACCTGGTGCGTGTTTCGGCACTCGCAGGCAGTCaggagggcagtgctgccacGCTCACCATCCGCCTCA AGTATCCAGAGGTGGGCAGCATTTCGGAGCTGCGGGTGATGGAGGCCGGTCCCAGTCAGCTGCGGGTCACCTGGCGAGGGCTACCAGGTGCCGGGGGCTACCTGCTGACGTGGCAAGGCAGTGACG GTCAGAAGAAATCCCGCTTCCTCCCTGCTGACCCCACCACCTTCACCATCGAGGGGCTGCACGCCAACATCGTCTACACTGTCAGTGTCTCAGCCATTGTGGATGGCCGTGAGGGCAGCCCTGTCACTGCCACGGGGCGGATAG tgccagagcaggtggGGAAGGTGACCCAGCTGGAGGTGCAGGCATCCAGGAGCAACGTTGCCCGTGTCACTTGGGTCGGTGTGCCGGGAGCCACTGCCTACCGCGTGGTGTGGAGCCGCAGGGACG GCGGTTCGGAGAATAGCCGGCGAGTTCCTGGCCACACCAACTCCTTTGACATCCCCAACCTGGAGGGAGGCGTCTCCTACACGGTGAAGGTGACAGCACTCATTGGCAACCGGGAGGGCAACCCCGTCTCCGTTGTCGTCACCACCC CGGAGGCCGTCCCCCTGCGCTCCATCAGCGGCTTCCAGGTGACCGAGGCCTCGGAGCGCCACCTGCGCCTGACCTGGCTGccagtgcctggcagcaccGGGTACCGCCTGTTCTGGCGCCTGGCTGAAG gggggTCCCAGCAtagccagcagctcccagccacctCCAGCTCTTATGTTCTGTTGGGACTGGAACCGGGCCGGCGCTATCAGATCAGCATCACCAACCTGGCTGGCAGCCGAGAGAGTGAGCCAGCCACCATCACTGCCATCACCA CTCCCCCAAGCCACGTCACCAGCCTGCGGGTAATGGAGGTGCAGAGAGATTCGGTGACTCTCACCTGGACCCCCGTCCCTGGTGCCTCTGGCTATGTACTCTCCTGGAGTCCTCCTGCAG CTGGTGGGGAGAGGGGGCAGAcgctgcccagcactgccagctcccagcaggtcTCCGGGCTGCGCCTGGGCCAGCGCTACACCTTCACCCTCCGCCCACTGCTGGGGAGCGCGCCGGGCGCCGAGGTGTCCGTCAGCGAGCGCACAG TCTGCAGGGATGCCCTGGGTGACGTGGTCTTCCTAGTACACGGCACCCGCAACAGCTCCTCTGGTGCCGACGCTGTGCGCACCCTCATCTCCAACACCGTGTCGGCTCTGGGGCGCCTGGGCCCTGAGGGCACACAG GTGGCCCTGGCCACGTACAGCTACCgcagcctgccctggctgctcctcaaCCGCTCCAGCGACCTGCCCACTGTGCTGGAACAGATCCGTGCCATGCGCTACGAGGAGCCCAGTGGCAATGCCATCG GGGCTGCCATCACCTTTGCCAGGACCTATCTGCTGAGTCCTGGTGCAGGGCGCCGTCCCGgggtgccagcagtgctggtggttCTGGCTGACAGCCCTTCTGGGGATGATGCCATCACTGTGGCCAGGGATGCCAAGGCTGGGG GGGTccaggtgctggcagtgggCATGGAGGGGGCAGACCGGGAGCAGCTGCGGCGCATGGTCACCAGCGAGAACCCCCGGTACATCTACCATGGCAGCgacctggcagagctggagggagagcTCACCGATGACCTCTGCACCATCATCTCCACCAAG CCAGTGCCGAAGCCAAAGCCCTGCACTGTGCAGTGCCCCAAG ggagagaagggagacCGCGGTGAGGCA GGACGAATGGGACCACCAGGTCTCCCTGGTCAGCCG GGTCGCCATGGGCTTCCTGGCCCTCCAGGACCACCAGGGCCACAGGGTCCACCAGGAGAGAGTGCTGAGAGTTTGGGCAAGAAGGGGGACAGG ggatTTCCTGGAGCCGATGGGACACCGGGAAGCCCTGGACGCCCTGGGAATCCTGGATTACCTGGGCAGCCA GGCATCCAGGGCATCCCTGGTCCTCGAGGGGATCCT GGGACACGGGGGCCTTTGGGACCTAGTGGCCCAAAGGGGCAGAAAGGTGAACCG ggagagcccagagTGATCGCTGATggagagcagaggctgccaggCCAGAAAGGAGAGCCAGGTGTGCCG GGCAGCCCCGGCTCACCTGGGATCCCTGGCCCACGAGGGCCCCTTGGTGATCCAGGCCCCCCTGGTCCCCTTGGACCCATGGGGCTACCAGGACCTCCTGGAGAGTTTGTGAAG GGAGAAAAGGGTGACCGAGGGGAAAGG GGCCCCCCTGGATTCGTAGATGGGGCAGTACCTCGAGGGGATCCTGGACCACCA GGCCTGCCTGGGGACCCTGGGCCTCGGGGACCTGCTGGGCCCCCTGGCCTGAAGGGAGAGAAG GGTGATGGCATAGAAGGTTTCCCAGGGTTGCCTGGCCGTCCTGGGGACCCAGGAGACAGG GGTCCTCGGGGGCCaccaggggagcagggcaggaag GGAGACCGTGGGGCGCCAGGCGAGCTGGGAGAGACAGGCGAGAAG ggagaCCGTGGTGTGCCAGGCCCAGAGGGTGTTAAG ggtGAGATGGGAgccccagggcacccagggcCATCAGGCAGAGAG GGAGCTCCAGGACCAGCTGGCCCCCGGGGGGAGAAG ggcGATCCAGGACCACCTGGCAAGCCA GCTCCCAGCGTGGCTGGTGTTGGAGAGAAG GGTGACAGAGGTTTCCCAGGACCGGAAGGACCTCCTGGCCCCAAGGGTGACACAGGAGGTCAAGGTGCCCGT GGTCCCCCTGGCCTGAGCATCCCAGGGCCACCTGGCCCCAAAGGCGAGCAGGGCGATCGG GGTATCACTGGCCTCACAGGCAGGAGTGGCCCAAAG GGTGACCCAGGAGAGCCAGGGGAGAAGGGGGAGCCGGGCCgagcaggcagccctgggcagacCGGGCTGCGAGGCAAGGAG GGAGAGCGAGGAGAGAAGGGTGACGAAGGCACCCCG GGCGAAGCGGGTCTGCCTGGCAAACCTGGAGACAGGGGTCCCCGG GGCCTTCCTGGCTACCGTGGTCCCCCCGGGGAGAAGGGTGACTTGGGGGACCCAGGACCTGAAGGCAGGAAT ggcagccctggagcaccGGGGAGCAAGGGTGACCGTGGGGACCCG GGGCCTCCCGGACCCCCAGGACGAACT GTCGATGCTGGGCTCGGAGGAGTGGGGGGAAAGGGTGAGAAG ggGGAGCCTGGGGACCCGGGCAAGGACGGTGTGAGCGGTGCCCGGGGTGATGCTGGCCCCCCTGGAGTGCCTGGAGAGAGG GGTGTGGAGGGCCCCCGTGGCCCCCCTGGCACACGG GGGGACCCTGGGGACCGAGGCCTGCCAGGAGAGAAG ggGGACCGTGGCCCACCGGGGCTGGATGGCCGCAACGGGCTGGAGGGCAAACCTGGGCCCCCGGGGCCTGCTGGGCTGCGG GGGGacccaggaaagcagggagatCCTGGCCGGGAT gggctgccagggctgcgTGGGGAGCAGGGCCCACCTGGTCCTGTGGGTCCCCTGGGACCACCCGGCGTGCCT ggCAAACCCGGTGAGGATGGCAAACCTGGCCTGAATGGCAAGAAT GGAGAAGATGGGACACCAGGAGAGGATGGGAGAAAG GGAGACAAAGGTGATACAGGACTACCTGGGAGAGAG GGCCGCAGCGGTGCCAAGGGCGAGCAGGGGGACAGAGGTGTGCCAGGCCCCCTCGGCCCCCCTGGCCTTCCCGgggtcccaggccaggttggcCCCCCAGGCCAG GGCTCCCCAGGCCTCCGTGGGGTGGCTGGACCAAAG gGGGACCCAGGGGAGCCTGGACTGCGAGGGGAGCCG GGGCGACCTGGCAACCCTGGAGCACGTGGAGACCCTGGGGCTACAGTG AACATTGAACGTAGCCTGGAAGCGCTCGGCATCAAG gtTTCATCCCTGAAGGAGCTCACGGGTGCCTATGATGGGAGCTCAGACTCGCTTCTGCCGGGCTTCGAGCGGCTGCGGGGCCAGAAGGGCAGTCGGGGGGATCCAGGAGAAAGGGGGCCCCCAGGCCGAGAG GGCTCCTTAGGCTTCCCTGGCGAGCGAGGACCCAAAGGTGACAAGGGGGACGCAGGCAGCCCCGGCCCCCAGGGCCCCATGGGCCGGGCCGTGGGCGAGCGGGGTCCCGAAGGGCCGCCGGGGCAGCCAGGGGAGCCTGGCAAGCCGGGCATTCCTGGGGTGCCTGGCcgggctggggagctgggggagtCCGGGAGGTCCGGCGAGAAG GGCGACCGAGGCGAGAAGGGCGACCGAGGTGAGCAg GGGAGGGACGGCGTGCCTGGACCCCCAGGGCCCCCAGGGCCCAAG GTGGACGTGGTGGAGGGCAGCCTGATGGGCCTCCCAGGCGAGCGTGGCCCCACTGGACCCAAAGGAGCCAAG GgtgagccaggagctgagggcGAGCGGGGACCCAAAGGAGATAAG GGCGAAGGTGGCCTGAGGGGTGACCGAGGGGAGCCCGGTGAGAAGGGCAGGGATGGCGCCCCG GGTCTCCCGGGCGAGAGAGGGCTGGCAGGCCCTGAGGGGAAGCCG GGCTTGCCAGGCTTTCCTGGCATGCTGGGACGGCCG GGCAATCAGGGAGAGCCAGGACCCCCAGGACCTCCG ggcagcactggccCACCAGGGACCCAGGGTGCAGCTGGTGCCAAG GGTGATCCAGGGGAACCTGGCTCCAGCATCCGT GGCTTGCCTGGTCCCCAGGGCAACATGGGCCTGCCAGGACCCCTTGGCCCCCCTGGCCCAGTG GGCCCACCGGGTGTGCCTGGGCTGCCCGGACAAGTG GGGGAGAGCGGGAAGCCAGGCGTGCCAGGCAGAGATGGTGTGCCTGGGAAGGATGGCGAGGCAGGAGTGCCTGGGAAGATG GGCTTACCAGGACCTTCAGGGCCTGCTGGTCCCAAGGGAGAGCCAGGGGATGCTGGAGCCCCGGGGCAG GCCATCGCTGGCCCCCCTGGAGCCAAGGGAGAGAAG ggtgaGCCGGCGCTGCTGGAgggtgtgctgctgggagagccc GGCTCCAAGGGTGACCGAGGCTTGCCAGGCCCCAAGGGTGAGAAG GGGGAGCCAGGAAGGTTTGGAGAGCCAGGAGATCCTGGGGAAGAT GGAGCCAAGGGATCCCCTGGAGCCAAAGGGGAGAAG GGATCACTGGGTGTTGGTGCACGGGGACCACCGGGACAGGACGGGCCTCCAGGTTTGAAG GGTGACACCGGCTTGCCAGGATTACCAGGACCCCCAGGCTTAGCAGGCGTTGCTGGGATGCCGGGACAGCCAGGCCTGAGAGGGGACAATGGACAGCCTGGCCCTCCAGGGCCCCCAGGAGAGAGG GGTTTGATCGGCTttcctggcagggatggcactgcTGGACCACCGGGACCTGTGGGGCCCCCAGGGCCGGCC gGCATTCAAGGGGCCCCTGGCCTGAAAGGTGACAAG GGCGCTCCGGGGGCCGGGCTGCCAGGGGCCAGAGGTGAACGTGGTGACCCGGGACCACGG GGTGAAGATGGGCGCCCGGGGCCAGAAGGGGATCGTGGGCCAGCA GGCTTGCCTGGGAACCGCGGGGAGCGTGGGGACAAG GGAGACCTTGGGGCCCCAGGACCCAAAGGAGACAAG GGTGATACCGTGGTGGTGGAGGGGCCGCCTGGAGCACGGGGCAGCAAGGGGGAGCCG GGAGAGCGTGGCCTGAAGGGCACAGAAGGGGACAAGGGGGACAAGGGGGAGCAAGGCATGCTCGGAGAGAAG GGATCAAGGGGTGAGCAAGGAGAGAAGGGCTCCATGGGCTTCCCTGGGGCACGTGGCCCCAGCGGGCAGAAG GGAGAGgttggagcaccaggagagccTGGCGAGCCG GGTCAGCCTGGCCGCGATGGCATCCCCGGGGCACGGGGAGAGAAGGGGGACATGGGACCCCTGGGCATGCGTGGCCTCAAG GGTGACCGAGGCATGAAAGGTGCCTGTGGCCTCAATGGGGACAAGGGCGAGAAG GGAGAGCCAGGGATCCCGGGGCGCTCGGGACTGCCAGGGAGGAAAGGCGAGCCG GGAGATCTGGGTCTGTCAGGACCACCAGGCATTCCAGGAAAGGAAGGGCTCATGGGACCCAAG GGTGACCGGGGATTTGACGGGCAGCAGGGAGCCAAAGGAGACCAGGGGGAGAAAGGAGACCGG gGTGCCCCGGGTGTTATGGGTGTGCCTGGTCCCCGGGGCAGTGACGGTGCTCCTGGCCCCCCTGGGCCCTCGGGGAGCGTTGGCCCACGAGGTCCTGAGGGCATGCAAGGCCAGAAG